Proteins from one Triticum aestivum cultivar Chinese Spring chromosome 7A, IWGSC CS RefSeq v2.1, whole genome shotgun sequence genomic window:
- the LOC123147609 gene encoding uncharacterized protein: MMIGDGGKQHTVSDGHVLPRLASEKVVVASTSPSAVNIEEEFEPDIMQNINRSSNTPISVHRVMFGPEGWADLPHGLLHSIIVLLGSTRDLLAFIATCPSWYAAFMSIKSTLGELFPPVIFRNCADQTSSTGSNIGNTWELIDPVYPSTPLCRLTPPSILDKMTVVKCSYGHAIFCYDRSLVIMDVLTGTTVAAPPFPLSQLCYKTFISPGASPDSYLFVSSPHCLYAWRVGSPSWLHCDFLNAHLIKEIVSFKDRVIMRMRQKLYTVHLAPQFHVEVLRVDCRDYIDPYVLSGNLVACGDTLLLLGRNGEAFSIDFSTVPAKYVSVEEGGLEKWAFFFGEKRTGQPRLLVNPERMGLRGGLVYRLDENARVFSYPVDGNQNEELEPEPCFATINAYLARNHTSFAAWV; encoded by the exons ATGATGATTGGTGATGGAGGAAAACAGCATACCGTCTCCGATGGCCACGTCTTACCACGACTGGCATCGGAGAAAGTAGTTGTTGCCTCCACTTCGCCCTCCGCTGTCAACATCGAAGAAG AATTTGAACCTGATATCATGCAAAACATCAATCGGAGCTCCAACACCCCCATCTCCGTGCACCGTGTCATGTTTGGACCCGAAGGCTGGGCGGACCTACCACATGGATTATTGCACTCCATCATTGTCCTGTTGGGTTCAACTCGTGACCTTCTTGCATTCATCGCCACCTGCCCTAGCTGGTATGCTGCATTCATGTCAATCAAATCTACCTTGGGCGAGCTCTTCCCACCTGTTATTTTCCGGAACTGTGCCGACCAGACAAGCTCAACTGGCTCTAACATTGGAAACACATGGGAGCTGATTGATCCTGTATATCCAAGTACTCCGTTGTGTCGCTTGACCCCTCCAAGTATTTTGGACAAAATGACAGTCGTCAAATGTTCTTATGGTCATGCGATTTTCTGCTACGACAGATCCCTTGTCATTATGGACGTGCTCACTGGCACTACGGTTGCAGCTCCACCTTTCCCATTGAGTCAACTATGCTACAAAACCTTCATATCTCCAGGGGCGTCACCAGATTCATATTTATTTGTCAGCAGCCCGCACTGCCTGTACGCTTGGCGAGTTGGGAGCCCCTCTTGGTTGCACTGCGATTTTCTAAATGCACATTTGATCAAGGAGATAGTATCTTTCAAAGACCGGGTCATTATGAGGATGCGTCAAAAACTATACACCGTGCATTTGGCACCTCAGTTTCATGTTGAGGTACTAAGAGTTGATTGCAGAGATTATATAGACCCGTACGTGCTTTCCGGAAATTTGGTGGCTTGTGGAGACACACTTCTCCTACTTGGTCGTAACGGGGAAGCCTTCTCCATTGACTTCTCAACTGTACCTGCAAAGTATGTGAGCGTGGAAGAGGGAGGCTTGGAGAAGTGGGCGTTCTTCTTTGGCGAGAAACGTACTGGACAGCCACGACTTTTAGTGAATCCAGAGAGAATGGGTTTAAGGGGTGGCCTTGTCTATCGGTTGGATGAAAACGCTCGAGTATTTTCATACCCAGTAGATGGCAACCAAAATGAGGAGTTGGAGCCAGAACCTTGTTTTGCGACGATCAATGCTTATCTTGCCCGCAATCATACATCCTTTGCAGCTTGGGTATGA